Proteins from a single region of Aerococcus viridans:
- a CDS encoding lysophospholipid acyltransferase family protein produces MIYNILLTLISWFIQLINGPTKIDIDEAFDPEANYLVVGPHRSILDPIFIAMALRPKQIAFMAKKELLANKFLAWFFTTINIIPVDRENPSASTIKQAVRTIKEGEKYVGLFPTGSRYSDEIKDGAVSMAKMGKAEILPVTYQGPIGIRDLFTWKTTNRAKVRVGKPIQLPDVKRLSDEDNKAINQAIKDAFIENDRILDPNYTYDLAGVVAKREAKEAKK; encoded by the coding sequence ATGATTTATAATATTTTACTGACTTTAATATCCTGGTTTATCCAGTTAATTAATGGTCCAACCAAGATTGATATTGATGAGGCCTTCGATCCAGAAGCCAATTACTTAGTAGTTGGCCCTCACCGTTCAATCCTTGATCCAATCTTTATTGCCATGGCATTACGTCCTAAGCAAATAGCCTTTATGGCGAAGAAAGAATTATTAGCCAATAAATTTTTAGCCTGGTTCTTCACAACCATCAACATCATTCCAGTTGACCGTGAAAATCCTAGCGCTTCAACCATTAAACAAGCCGTTCGAACCATCAAAGAAGGCGAGAAATATGTTGGGCTTTTCCCAACTGGCTCTCGTTATTCAGATGAAATCAAAGACGGTGCCGTTTCAATGGCTAAGATGGGCAAGGCAGAAATTTTGCCTGTTACCTACCAAGGCCCAATTGGTATTCGTGATTTATTCACTTGGAAAACAACCAACCGTGCCAAAGTGCGTGTAGGTAAACCAATCCAATTACCGGATGTTAAACGATTAAGCGATGAAGACAACAAGGCAATCAATCAAGCCATAAAAGATGCTTTCATCGAAAATGACCGTATTCTAGATCCAAATTATACTTACGATCTAGCCGGTGTAGTCGCTAAACGCGAAGCTAAAGAAGCTAAGAAATAA
- a CDS encoding prephenate dehydratase domain-containing protein: MIPLCSAEYIVQEDDPTIAAIASPRAGELHGLQALEPAAYDESGNMTRFLVFERYDNIDMTNTHEKIMLYIETPHEPGALAKLLQVLDVYRINLDGLNARPIPMKPFRYGFFIEADPSNMIGDLESLEKILKALSTHIQVVAQFKQNR; encoded by the coding sequence TTGATACCGCTGTGTTCAGCGGAATATATTGTCCAGGAGGATGACCCTACTATCGCAGCGATTGCCAGCCCTCGTGCGGGTGAATTGCACGGTTTACAAGCTCTAGAACCAGCAGCATACGATGAATCAGGGAATATGACGCGATTTTTAGTCTTTGAACGATATGACAATATCGATATGACCAATACCCATGAAAAAATCATGTTGTATATTGAAACTCCGCATGAACCAGGTGCTTTGGCCAAGTTACTACAGGTATTAGATGTTTACCGGATCAACTTGGACGGATTGAATGCCCGTCCAATTCCGATGAAACCCTTCCGTTACGGCTTCTTTATTGAAGCAGACCCAAGCAATATGATTGGGGATTTAGAGTCATTGGAGAAAATCTTAAAAGCATTATCAACCCATATTCAAGTGGTAGCGCAATTTAAACAAAATCGTTAG
- a CDS encoding ISL3 family transposase, producing the protein MTVKNVKSLIYFGRLDVNPQYCPACGCAKQGNSIVKNGSKKSRITLTKISGLPAYLELRKQRYHCRECNSYFTAKSEIVGDNCFISKRVKRMVLDFATNALTLKHIAETCNVSDHTVQRVINGAGKDLKPSIFDALPEHIAFDEFKGVKHAEGNMSFVFIDNTDSRIVDVLGDRRKFKLRDYFFAYPLKTRQKVQTVTMDMYMPYMEVVREVFPNAKIIIDRFHLVQALNRELNKLRIEVMNAFRIPDHRLYNKYKRYWRLFLMPRESLSSWDYQSFKLFDWLTNTGGILDYLLDKNPLLKDTYNLIHNLRESLQENDSEAFKAQLAQSKLVNLPSGLRRVLRTFIKLQRYIGHTFKYKHLTNGRIEGLNNKIKVLKRIAYGYRNFQNFRTRILMTNKLYLNEIPVVQAA; encoded by the coding sequence ATGACAGTTAAGAATGTAAAGTCACTGATTTATTTCGGCAGGTTAGATGTAAATCCTCAGTATTGTCCAGCCTGCGGCTGCGCTAAACAAGGAAATAGTATCGTTAAGAATGGATCTAAAAAATCAAGAATCACGCTAACAAAGATATCAGGGTTACCTGCCTACCTTGAATTACGAAAACAACGATATCACTGTAGAGAATGTAATAGCTACTTCACTGCTAAATCAGAGATAGTCGGTGATAACTGTTTTATTTCTAAGCGCGTTAAACGGATGGTATTAGACTTTGCTACCAATGCGTTGACACTTAAACATATCGCAGAGACATGCAACGTTTCTGATCATACAGTTCAACGGGTAATTAATGGTGCTGGTAAAGACCTTAAACCTAGCATCTTCGATGCGTTACCTGAGCATATTGCTTTCGATGAATTCAAAGGTGTAAAGCATGCCGAAGGAAATATGAGCTTTGTCTTTATAGATAATACGGATTCACGTATTGTAGATGTGCTAGGAGATCGCAGAAAATTCAAGCTACGTGATTACTTTTTTGCCTATCCGTTGAAAACTCGTCAGAAAGTTCAAACAGTTACAATGGACATGTACATGCCTTATATGGAAGTCGTTAGAGAGGTATTTCCCAATGCCAAAATTATTATTGATCGCTTCCACTTAGTTCAAGCGTTAAATCGAGAATTGAATAAGTTACGTATTGAAGTAATGAATGCCTTTAGAATTCCAGACCATAGATTGTACAACAAATATAAAAGATATTGGCGACTATTCTTAATGCCCCGAGAAAGCCTAAGCTCATGGGATTATCAATCATTCAAGTTATTCGATTGGCTTACGAATACCGGTGGTATTTTAGATTATTTACTGGACAAGAATCCATTATTAAAAGACACCTATAATCTTATCCATAACTTGCGTGAGTCGCTCCAAGAGAATGATTCTGAAGCATTTAAAGCTCAGTTAGCGCAGTCCAAGTTAGTTAATTTACCAAGCGGACTAAGACGAGTGTTGCGTACATTTATCAAACTTCAAAGATATATTGGGCATACTTTTAAATATAAACACTTAACGAATGGCCGAATAGAAGGTTTGAATAATAAAATTAAGGTCTTAAAACGGATAGCCTATGGATACCGAAACTTCCAAAATTTTAGAACTAGAATATTAATGACGAACAAGCTATATCTAAATGAAATACCGGTAGTACAAGCAGCCTAA
- a CDS encoding AI-2E family transporter — protein MTRATFWKQVFLHTIQNIKLYVGAEAKLLLLTVIIYGVGFWVLDIHLAWLMAIGISLVALLPVIGAGVVFIPWILIEWLQGDTQVGWWLFAIYLGVELLTEILQPLLIGKDLKLPFWLPIVVTLMCTVAFNLFGVMVAGIVIPLLSAYFQVKEIERAEIYDNN, from the coding sequence ATGACAAGAGCCACATTTTGGAAACAAGTTTTCTTGCACACCATTCAAAACATTAAATTGTATGTGGGGGCAGAAGCCAAATTATTACTCTTAACCGTCATCATTTATGGTGTAGGCTTTTGGGTCTTAGACATTCACTTGGCCTGGTTAATGGCTATTGGGATTAGTCTAGTAGCCTTACTACCAGTCATTGGTGCAGGGGTTGTCTTTATTCCATGGATATTGATTGAGTGGTTGCAGGGGGATACCCAAGTAGGTTGGTGGCTATTTGCTATTTACCTGGGTGTTGAATTATTGACCGAAATCTTGCAGCCATTACTCATCGGTAAAGATTTAAAATTACCTTTTTGGTTGCCGATAGTCGTAACATTAATGTGTACTGTCGCCTTTAACTTATTTGGGGTCATGGTTGCAGGGATTGTCATTCCCTTGTTATCAGCCTATTTTCAAGTAAAAGAAATCGAACGCGCTGAAATCTATGACAACAATTAA
- a CDS encoding nucleoside hydrolase: MDKRKVIIDTDPGIDDAAALMTALSDDSLEILGFTTVAGNKGLDMTTTNAVRVSTYFDGRVKIYPGLTTIIPL, translated from the coding sequence ATGGATAAACGTAAGGTAATTATTGATACGGACCCAGGAATTGACGATGCAGCGGCTTTGATGACGGCTTTATCGGACGATAGCTTGGAAATTTTAGGTTTCACTACGGTTGCAGGGAATAAGGGATTGGATATGACCACCACGAATGCGGTTCGGGTATCTACTTATTTCGATGGTCGCGTGAAGATTTATCCGGGGCTGACAACGATTATACCTCTTTAA
- a CDS encoding arginyl-tRNA synthetase: protein MEQSTKKGLIALGAIAAIAGIAAVALYQEDKNSVVSDFIDDAGRQLRHTGRDLARRANDVSFLPNRSLGDRVKDSAADAYDYAVGQAKSFTK, encoded by the coding sequence ATGGAACAATCAACTAAAAAAGGTTTAATTGCTTTAGGTGCAATTGCTGCAATCGCAGGTATTGCCGCTGTCGCATTATATCAAGAAGATAAAAACTCAGTAGTCAGTGATTTCATCGATGATGCTGGTCGCCAATTACGCCATACAGGTCGTGACTTAGCTCGTCGTGCTAATGATGTATCATTTTTACCAAACCGCTCATTGGGTGATCGTGTAAAAGATTCAGCAGCAGATGCTTACGATTATGCTGTAGGCCAAGCAAAATCATTTACAAAATAA
- a CDS encoding prephenate dehydratase domain-containing protein, with protein sequence MNHVLWGLPGADIHQVTKVYSHPEALSQCKLLFDRYPNMEPVAYIDTAVFSGIYCPGG encoded by the coding sequence GTGAACCATGTCTTATGGGGATTGCCTGGTGCTGATATTCATCAAGTGACGAAAGTTTACTCTCATCCAGAAGCCCTGTCACAGTGTAAATTATTATTTGACCGCTATCCCAATATGGAACCTGTAGCTTATATTGATACCGCTGTGTTCAGCGGAATATATTGTCCAGGAGGATGA
- a CDS encoding ABC transporter ATP-binding protein, producing the protein MENSSQTKFSLADQVRIFKGIIGFGKPYWLPFALSFVATAIVAAISAYLPIIIQRYLDEVLGTNSATLQVTIQVTVFYFGLTLLKVATYYFRDFTFKLTAEKTVANMRNTVYQKVVHLGMRYFDQTPNGSVVSRVTNDTETIKEFWQVFLSFFDGLLNIVAITYAMFTLDAGLALVFMAFVPVMFILIYIYQRQSTFIYGRMRVALSTLNAKLSESISGMNIIQNYGQQKRVMQEFDDVNQTYVRARVGMFKMNALLLQPAINLLEAIALVLVLYIFGFQDLQGVAINVGVVYAFTSYAKSFFQPMGQMMDSLSIFQDGMVSGSRVLALLDNPEMAPVSNPGAAGKVAEGHIQIKDLSFSYDEKKQVLHDINIDIKPGQTVAFVGQTGSGKSSIINVLMRFYEFNQGDILIDGQSIKDIPLKQLREDIGLVLQDSFMFYGDIAENIRLHGDYSDDMVRAAAQFVKADDFIESLDDGYHAKVIEGGAAFSTGQKQLLSFARSILREPKILVLDEATANIDTETEQKIQSGLANMRIGRTTIIIAHRLSTIKDADQIIVLKNGHIIEHGNHDDLIAQGGTYYNMYQLQTYSDAHQDIDEGETDDL; encoded by the coding sequence ATGGAGAATTCTAGTCAAACAAAGTTTTCACTAGCAGACCAGGTGCGGATCTTCAAAGGAATTATCGGATTTGGTAAACCGTACTGGCTACCCTTTGCCTTGTCCTTTGTGGCAACAGCAATCGTTGCAGCTATTTCAGCTTACCTACCCATTATTATCCAACGATATTTGGATGAAGTGTTGGGGACCAATTCAGCAACCCTACAAGTGACAATACAGGTCACAGTTTTTTATTTTGGCTTAACCTTATTAAAAGTAGCCACTTATTATTTTAGAGACTTTACCTTCAAATTGACGGCAGAAAAAACAGTGGCCAATATGCGAAACACTGTCTACCAAAAAGTAGTGCACTTAGGTATGCGGTACTTTGACCAAACACCGAACGGGTCAGTGGTTTCACGGGTGACTAACGATACCGAAACCATTAAAGAATTTTGGCAGGTCTTTCTATCCTTCTTTGACGGTTTACTGAATATTGTGGCTATTACTTATGCCATGTTTACGCTAGATGCTGGCTTGGCCCTTGTCTTCATGGCCTTTGTACCTGTAATGTTTATTTTGATTTATATCTACCAACGTCAATCGACTTTTATTTATGGCCGGATGCGGGTAGCGCTATCTACTTTGAACGCGAAATTAAGCGAGTCTATTTCTGGGATGAATATCATTCAAAACTATGGTCAACAAAAACGTGTAATGCAAGAATTCGATGACGTTAACCAAACTTATGTAAGAGCGCGTGTAGGTATGTTCAAAATGAATGCCTTGTTACTACAACCAGCCATCAACTTACTTGAAGCCATTGCCTTGGTCCTTGTCTTGTATATTTTTGGTTTCCAAGACTTGCAAGGGGTAGCCATTAATGTCGGGGTTGTATATGCCTTTACTTCTTACGCGAAATCCTTCTTCCAACCGATGGGTCAAATGATGGATTCTCTATCAATATTCCAAGATGGTATGGTATCTGGATCGCGAGTATTAGCCTTGCTAGACAATCCGGAAATGGCGCCAGTTTCTAATCCAGGAGCAGCTGGTAAAGTGGCTGAAGGGCATATTCAAATCAAGGACTTGTCATTTTCATATGACGAGAAAAAACAAGTGCTACATGATATCAATATCGATATTAAACCGGGACAAACAGTGGCCTTTGTTGGCCAAACTGGTTCTGGTAAATCGTCGATTATCAATGTCTTGATGCGGTTCTATGAATTCAATCAAGGGGACATTTTAATTGACGGCCAATCTATTAAAGATATCCCGCTAAAGCAACTGAGAGAAGATATCGGCTTAGTCTTACAAGATTCTTTCATGTTCTACGGGGATATCGCTGAAAACATCCGTCTGCACGGAGACTATTCTGATGATATGGTCAGAGCTGCAGCCCAATTCGTAAAAGCTGATGACTTTATCGAGTCCCTTGATGACGGCTATCACGCCAAAGTAATTGAAGGCGGGGCTGCATTCTCGACAGGGCAAAAACAATTGTTATCATTTGCCCGGTCAATCTTACGAGAACCTAAAATCTTGGTATTAGACGAAGCGACAGCCAATATCGATACCGAAACAGAGCAGAAAATCCAATCTGGTTTAGCTAATATGCGAATAGGTCGGACAACCATTATCATCGCCCATCGTTTATCAACAATTAAAGATGCAGACCAAATTATTGTCCTTAAAAATGGCCACATCATCGAGCACGGAAACCATGACGACTTGATTGCACAAGGTGGCACATATTATAATATGTATCAGTTGCAGACCTATTCGGATGCACATCAAGATATAGATGAAGGGGAAACCGATGATTTATAA